One window of the Paenibacillus beijingensis genome contains the following:
- a CDS encoding alpha amylase family protein, with translation MQEAKAAVKSIRHECLFSIYVGSWYPLYYQEGVNWASETYRSSLPWASVDYHHSAYADELDFIMTGCYYPEVTVEEAAANNRPAAWYSVEGAIDMSLEAIQNRIPVIASLYLNDYDGNLEQFRRAVRMCRERTYGVMLFDTVYINRYEWWQEMPSLLEGK, from the coding sequence GTGCAGGAAGCGAAAGCGGCGGTCAAATCGATTCGCCACGAGTGCCTGTTTAGCATTTACGTCGGTTCCTGGTATCCGCTCTATTACCAGGAAGGAGTAAATTGGGCAAGCGAAACGTATCGTTCCAGCCTGCCTTGGGCATCGGTAGATTATCACCACAGCGCTTATGCGGATGAACTCGATTTCATCATGACAGGCTGTTATTACCCTGAGGTTACGGTCGAGGAAGCTGCCGCGAACAACAGACCGGCTGCATGGTATAGTGTGGAAGGCGCCATCGACATGAGCCTCGAAGCCATCCAAAACCGGATTCCTGTCATTGCCAGCCTGTATTTGAATGATTATGATGGAAATCTTGAACAGTTCCGGAGAGCGGTGCGGATGTGCCGGGAGCGAACGTATGGGGTGATGCTGTTCGATACAGTATACATTAACCGTTACGAGTGGTGGCAGGAAATGCCGTCTTTGTTGGAAGGAAAGTGA
- a CDS encoding glycoside hydrolase family 20 zincin-like fold domain-containing protein, which translates to MNEGSLSSNDWPLVPYPKHIIRTQGAFDLGNGGIVYEAYDAGAAFMAEHISSRCEEVSGCRPHIGIAGTHFPTPVTYEWDNSLAEEAYQLSIRPDRIAIIASAKRGRWYGAMTLCQLINADGTVPCMEIEDKPDFRIRAISDDISRGQVSTLEHFKRIIRFCSEYKINTYFLYIEDLFRFQKNPRIGIGRGGLTADEIRELAEYARDRFVDLSPLFESLGHQDQMVKMPEYGEFREGEGSFSFAPADPRTLRLMEDFYRELAGAFSSPILFAGLDETTDIGSGRSKPILDKFGHAKVYADYYNGLNRIAKSLGKQLWIYATLAIDYPDSLDLIDKDIVMVNYTFSGPGSGDAWWDNLYTYMPIVIEKGFTEVVSPSIINWKRMFPDYTWGYGTTAALNKEGIEHGCIGSMNASWADDGGENFREYNWYGYGFQAEMSWNARKPVEQGLFAARFGAAYFGPGREHLGTALWHLGKVETDYSFGTFETLYGGKIFIEPFVRELGTAQKAKESLDAFRQLWFQNESRLSVSRNAENLQYIDFAYRRARFVTELPFRSNRLLTLFDEWKRKGEEKLRTEAMNELEQLARQMKQFRYEFEALWRRSCRIEGMDYNLTRMDGFVHKVEKMKEQWHGDRT; encoded by the coding sequence ATGAACGAGGGTTCCCTTTCGTCCAATGACTGGCCTCTTGTTCCTTACCCCAAACACATCATTCGAACACAAGGCGCGTTCGATCTTGGGAACGGAGGCATCGTATACGAAGCTTACGATGCCGGTGCCGCGTTTATGGCGGAGCATATTTCAAGCCGCTGCGAGGAAGTCAGCGGCTGCAGGCCGCATATCGGAATCGCAGGAACGCATTTTCCCACCCCCGTAACCTATGAATGGGACAATTCACTAGCTGAAGAGGCCTATCAGCTTAGTATTCGTCCGGATCGGATCGCGATAATCGCATCCGCCAAGCGAGGCAGATGGTATGGCGCCATGACGCTTTGCCAACTAATCAACGCAGACGGGACCGTGCCCTGCATGGAAATCGAGGATAAGCCCGACTTTCGGATTCGGGCAATTTCCGACGATATTTCACGCGGCCAGGTGTCGACGTTGGAGCACTTTAAGCGCATCATTCGATTTTGTTCGGAATATAAGATCAATACCTATTTCTTATATATCGAGGATCTGTTCAGATTTCAAAAAAATCCAAGAATCGGCATCGGAAGAGGCGGGTTGACCGCGGATGAGATCCGGGAGCTGGCAGAATACGCGAGGGACCGGTTTGTGGATCTCTCTCCGCTGTTCGAAAGCCTCGGACATCAGGATCAGATGGTCAAGATGCCTGAATACGGCGAGTTCCGCGAGGGCGAGGGGTCCTTCTCCTTTGCCCCGGCCGACCCGCGTACACTCCGCTTGATGGAAGATTTCTACCGGGAGCTGGCCGGTGCTTTCAGCAGTCCGATTCTATTCGCGGGATTGGACGAGACGACGGACATCGGTTCGGGCAGGAGCAAACCCATATTGGACAAATTTGGACATGCCAAAGTATACGCTGACTACTACAACGGACTGAACCGGATTGCCAAGAGTCTGGGCAAACAGCTTTGGATTTACGCGACGCTGGCGATCGATTATCCGGACTCTCTGGACTTGATCGACAAAGACATCGTCATGGTTAATTATACGTTTTCAGGGCCGGGCAGCGGGGACGCCTGGTGGGACAATTTGTACACATATATGCCTATCGTGATCGAAAAAGGATTCACGGAAGTCGTTAGTCCTAGCATTATCAATTGGAAACGCATGTTTCCGGATTACACCTGGGGGTACGGCACGACCGCTGCTCTGAACAAGGAAGGGATCGAGCACGGCTGCATCGGCTCCATGAACGCTTCCTGGGCGGATGACGGAGGCGAAAATTTCCGCGAATACAATTGGTATGGATACGGATTTCAAGCGGAAATGTCGTGGAACGCGCGCAAGCCGGTGGAACAAGGTTTGTTCGCTGCAAGGTTTGGGGCCGCCTACTTTGGTCCAGGCCGGGAACATCTGGGAACGGCCTTATGGCATTTGGGGAAAGTGGAAACCGACTATTCCTTCGGGACTTTCGAGACGCTGTACGGCGGCAAAATATTCATAGAGCCGTTCGTGAGAGAGTTGGGAACCGCGCAGAAAGCAAAAGAATCGTTGGACGCCTTCCGTCAACTTTGGTTTCAAAATGAGTCTAGGCTGTCAGTTTCGAGAAACGCCGAAAACCTGCAGTATATTGATTTTGCATACCGCCGTGCGCGATTCGTGACAGAACTGCCCTTTCGGAGCAACCGCCTGCTTACGCTTTTCGATGAGTGGAAAAGAAAGGGCGAGGAGAAACTGCGAACGGAAGCGATGAACGAGCTGGAACAGCTTGCCCGGCAAATGAAACAATTTCGATACGAGTTCGAAGCACTATGGAGAAGATCGTGCCGGATCGAAGGCATGGACTACAACCTGACCCGAATGGACGGTTTTGTTCACAAGGTGGAAAAAATGAAAGAGCAATGGCATGGAGATCGAACGTGA
- a CDS encoding ADP-ribosylglycohydrolase family protein, translated as MKISQHAYLQYALHVEIEYEQALDEGRIIAPKLEEEYAQIKALDLWDPQREKLAAGFLDEMEKMAIRVDYPYAEPSDLPGILAAKPSEYNSEAVPVSREKLTDKIYGAWLARCAGCLLGHPIEGWQRERILGLLKETGNLPIRYYISSEIDSSIAEKYGVKNTPGSYGNDSVSWINNVKHMVEDDDMNYTIIGLAIVEQYGFDFTPDDVAEAWLRYLPILRTCTAERIAYRNLLNLMDPPRSASYRNSYREWIGAQIRADLFGYVNPGNPEKAAEMAWRDASISHVKNGIYGEMWVAAMLASAAVTDDLESIVLAGLRQIPEKCRMAEHIVRVMDWKRKGDGFDEAVARIREEYDENNVHHWCHAVSNAMIVAAALLYGEGDLEATLGMAVVPGFDTDCNGATAGSVLGMRNGASALPDKWIAPLNDKIRSGVEGFGIVPLSDLANRTVRLIEQNPYVCMK; from the coding sequence TTGAAAATCTCGCAGCATGCTTATTTGCAGTACGCCCTGCACGTGGAAATCGAGTATGAACAAGCTTTGGATGAAGGCAGAATCATCGCTCCGAAGTTGGAGGAAGAATATGCGCAAATTAAAGCACTCGATCTGTGGGATCCGCAGCGGGAGAAGCTTGCCGCCGGTTTTCTCGACGAGATGGAAAAGATGGCCATACGGGTGGATTATCCATACGCCGAGCCTTCCGATTTGCCGGGCATTCTTGCTGCCAAGCCTTCCGAATACAATTCGGAAGCGGTTCCGGTTTCCAGGGAAAAACTGACGGACAAAATTTATGGCGCTTGGTTGGCGCGATGCGCAGGATGTTTGCTTGGCCATCCGATCGAAGGATGGCAGAGAGAACGCATCCTGGGTCTGCTGAAAGAAACGGGGAATTTGCCGATCCGTTATTACATTTCATCCGAAATCGATTCGTCGATTGCCGAAAAATACGGGGTGAAAAATACGCCTGGCAGTTACGGCAACGACAGCGTAAGCTGGATCAATAATGTCAAACACATGGTGGAAGACGATGATATGAATTACACGATCATCGGTCTCGCCATTGTGGAGCAGTACGGGTTTGACTTTACTCCCGATGACGTGGCGGAAGCCTGGCTTCGTTATTTGCCCATCCTTCGGACCTGCACAGCAGAACGAATCGCTTATCGGAATTTGCTGAATCTGATGGATCCGCCCCGCTCCGCTTCGTACCGCAATTCATACCGCGAATGGATCGGCGCTCAAATCCGGGCGGATTTGTTCGGGTACGTCAATCCGGGAAATCCGGAGAAAGCCGCGGAGATGGCGTGGAGAGACGCTTCTATCTCCCACGTGAAGAACGGGATATACGGCGAAATGTGGGTAGCGGCCATGCTCGCATCCGCAGCCGTAACCGATGATCTTGAATCCATTGTACTTGCAGGATTACGCCAGATTCCAGAGAAGTGCCGAATGGCAGAACACATTGTTCGCGTTATGGATTGGAAGCGGAAAGGCGATGGGTTCGACGAAGCGGTTGCCCGGATACGCGAAGAATACGATGAGAACAACGTGCATCACTGGTGCCACGCGGTTTCCAACGCCATGATCGTAGCCGCCGCGCTGTTATACGGGGAGGGCGATTTGGAGGCAACCCTCGGAATGGCCGTTGTTCCGGGTTTTGACACGGATTGCAACGGCGCCACCGCTGGATCCGTACTGGGAATGCGCAACGGCGCGAGCGCCCTGCCGGACAAGTGGATTGCTCCATTGAACGACAAGATCCGGTCCGGTGTGGAAGGTTTTGGCATCGTCCCGTTATCGGATTTGGCCAATCGAACGGTAAGGCTGATTGAGCAAAATCCGTATGTCTGTATGAAGTGA
- a CDS encoding SGNH/GDSL hydrolase family protein yields MNNRNPGSDGARIPQRIYTFNDAWTEWLQGNKFPIAFFGDSTVDGVNTAEWVGNTVGADSTSPNSFAKKLEDILRKGTNNETLRIYNAGFSGQVASWAATVLDREFSGTSAYRDVKMIGIGFGINDRLGYSNEKAYRDGFKKHIQEIIYWCYFNQIQPFLLTTQAIVQPGVMTEYTKDYPMRTSEHIQSVANEVKRELADEFRIPLIDLNKFTEMFLLYSSHSAQCIISDRLHFGDIGHQYEAELIFTHLCPRTIMVDGYTKIDYSSQSVSDCVPEDWLTMPAAPTDSFKVYVDYVKQDLADMKIMTAWVFINAKKKLTLKVYKGSSSSDTYIKVNAVTKALTGTETVLGQLDMGLHQLEVFTGPSKMVDFKGFILD; encoded by the coding sequence TTGAATAACAGAAATCCCGGCTCAGATGGCGCACGTATACCACAAAGGATCTATACCTTTAATGATGCATGGACGGAGTGGCTGCAGGGAAATAAGTTCCCTATTGCTTTTTTCGGAGATAGTACAGTCGATGGCGTTAACACCGCGGAATGGGTAGGTAATACCGTTGGTGCGGACAGCACTTCACCTAATTCGTTCGCCAAGAAACTGGAGGATATCCTTCGAAAAGGGACAAATAACGAAACTTTGCGCATTTATAACGCGGGATTTAGCGGTCAAGTCGCGTCCTGGGCCGCAACCGTCTTAGATCGGGAGTTTAGCGGAACTTCTGCGTATCGGGACGTGAAGATGATCGGTATCGGCTTCGGCATTAACGACCGGCTTGGGTACTCAAACGAGAAAGCTTACCGGGACGGATTTAAGAAGCATATACAGGAAATCATCTATTGGTGTTACTTCAACCAGATTCAACCGTTTCTTCTGACAACGCAAGCCATCGTACAGCCGGGAGTCATGACCGAATATACGAAAGACTATCCGATGAGAACGAGCGAGCATATTCAATCTGTCGCAAACGAGGTTAAACGGGAACTGGCGGATGAATTCCGTATTCCCTTAATCGACCTCAACAAGTTTACGGAGATGTTCTTGCTGTACTCCTCCCACAGCGCACAATGCATTATCTCAGACCGGTTGCATTTTGGAGATATCGGCCATCAGTACGAAGCAGAGTTAATTTTCACTCACCTGTGTCCTCGAACCATCATGGTAGATGGTTATACAAAAATTGATTACTCGAGTCAAAGCGTTTCGGACTGTGTGCCTGAAGATTGGCTCACGATGCCGGCTGCACCAACGGACAGCTTCAAAGTATATGTCGATTATGTCAAGCAGGATTTGGCAGACATGAAAATCATGACGGCGTGGGTATTTATTAACGCTAAAAAGAAGCTGACCCTAAAGGTTTATAAAGGAAGCTCATCTTCAGACACTTATATAAAAGTGAATGCTGTGACCAAAGCTTTAACCGGTACAGAAACGGTATTAGGGCAGCTAGATATGGGACTTCATCAATTGGAAGTATTCACTGGACCTTCAAAAATGGTGGACTTTAAAGGGTTTATCCTGGATTAA
- a CDS encoding ABC transporter ATP-binding protein, producing the protein MSTLSEKIRTQLSGEPIFSAKTDLQLDGHFGELSVIITEDEITLWCEDGSLSFRLAIGELTEAHAMNGVGGGMLIADTKNGPIVIARYTAALSSVFGFAAKLLSAMAKEEERPVALENEFPRYCPNCGNPLSEGTQICPTCKNNGKVIARMLRYAKPYKLQMTAAAFLLIMTTVFELIPPYLTKVMIDDVLQPKNMGSTLLWVVLGLGATSLVMSVMQTLRGLIGVWVGSKLMGDLRNDIYNSLMRLSLAFFDRRQTSQFIGRVNSDSEAMRQFMTDGVIWFSGESLRVIAIFVIMFGLDWKLTLLALLPMPVMIAVSMKIWPKMGRRWYQQWRSIFRLNVLVGDSLQGIRVVKAFGQETSEISRYSEANHEVVRQNIRIEGLWQGIFPMFSLIAGVGTLFIWYYGGSSVLRDELQLGVLMAFIAYVGMLFGPLQWVSQMINWASHALSAADRVFELMDTPSEVPDARDPAPIGLIMGEVIFDNVTYGYEKHHPVIKGINLQVKAGEMIGLVGHSGAGKSTFINLICRFYDTDEGSIRIDGIDLRSISQSDLRKQIGVVLQETFLFDGTIAENITYSKPDATPEEIMRAAKIANAHDFIVRLPDGYDTRVGERGHRLSGGEKQRVAIARAIIHDPRILILDEATASVDTETERQIQEAISRLVKGRTTFAIAHRLSTLRNADRLVVLERGKIVEVGTHEELLAQEGAYFKLVEAQKELSKIKGVEG; encoded by the coding sequence ATGAGCACACTATCAGAAAAAATTCGGACACAATTGTCCGGCGAGCCGATATTCAGCGCGAAAACGGACCTGCAGCTGGATGGGCATTTCGGTGAGCTGTCGGTCATAATCACGGAGGATGAAATTACACTCTGGTGCGAAGATGGTTCACTGTCTTTCCGGCTTGCGATCGGGGAGCTGACGGAAGCACATGCGATGAACGGCGTCGGAGGAGGAATGCTGATTGCCGACACGAAGAACGGACCGATCGTGATCGCGCGGTACACCGCTGCGTTATCCTCGGTATTCGGATTTGCCGCCAAATTATTAAGCGCGATGGCCAAGGAAGAAGAACGTCCGGTTGCCTTGGAGAATGAGTTTCCCCGTTACTGTCCCAATTGCGGAAATCCGCTGTCCGAAGGCACGCAAATATGCCCGACTTGCAAAAATAACGGAAAAGTGATTGCTCGCATGCTGCGGTATGCCAAACCGTATAAGCTCCAAATGACGGCAGCAGCGTTTCTGCTCATTATGACAACCGTCTTTGAACTTATTCCTCCTTACTTGACCAAAGTCATGATCGACGACGTGCTGCAGCCGAAAAACATGGGATCGACGCTGCTATGGGTCGTGCTCGGACTCGGCGCTACATCTCTAGTGATGTCCGTGATGCAAACGCTGCGCGGATTGATCGGCGTGTGGGTCGGTTCCAAGTTGATGGGTGATTTGCGCAATGACATCTACAACTCGCTGATGAGGTTGTCCCTCGCTTTTTTTGATAGGAGACAAACGTCCCAGTTCATCGGACGCGTCAACAGCGATTCAGAGGCGATGCGCCAATTCATGACGGACGGCGTCATCTGGTTCAGCGGGGAGTCGCTTCGTGTCATCGCCATTTTTGTCATTATGTTCGGTCTAGATTGGAAATTAACGCTGCTTGCCCTGCTGCCGATGCCGGTTATGATTGCCGTATCCATGAAAATATGGCCCAAGATGGGTCGGCGCTGGTACCAGCAGTGGAGGTCCATTTTTCGGCTCAATGTACTGGTTGGCGATTCGCTGCAGGGGATTCGTGTCGTCAAAGCGTTCGGCCAGGAAACTTCGGAAATATCCCGATATTCCGAAGCGAATCACGAGGTCGTGCGTCAGAATATCCGAATCGAAGGTCTATGGCAGGGCATCTTTCCGATGTTTTCTCTCATTGCCGGAGTAGGCACTCTGTTTATCTGGTATTATGGCGGCTCATCGGTGCTTCGGGACGAGCTTCAACTCGGCGTTCTGATGGCGTTCATTGCTTATGTCGGCATGCTGTTCGGTCCTCTGCAATGGGTCAGCCAGATGATTAACTGGGCAAGCCATGCACTGTCTGCTGCCGATAGGGTATTTGAACTGATGGACACCCCTTCCGAGGTTCCGGACGCCCGCGACCCGGCGCCGATCGGTCTAATTATGGGTGAAGTGATATTCGACAATGTGACGTATGGATATGAAAAACATCATCCCGTCATCAAGGGCATCAACCTGCAGGTGAAAGCCGGCGAAATGATTGGACTTGTCGGTCATTCCGGAGCAGGCAAGTCGACGTTCATCAATCTGATCTGCCGGTTTTATGACACGGATGAAGGTTCCATCCGTATCGACGGTATCGATTTGCGCAGCATCAGCCAATCCGATCTGCGCAAGCAAATCGGCGTCGTCCTGCAGGAGACGTTTCTGTTCGACGGCACGATTGCCGAGAATATCACCTATTCCAAGCCGGATGCAACGCCGGAGGAAATCATGCGGGCGGCTAAAATCGCCAATGCCCATGATTTTATCGTCCGTCTGCCGGACGGCTATGACACTAGGGTCGGAGAACGCGGGCATCGTCTGTCCGGCGGAGAAAAGCAGCGCGTTGCCATCGCTCGCGCGATTATCCACGATCCCCGCATTCTGATTTTGGATGAGGCAACCGCTTCAGTGGATACGGAAACGGAAAGGCAAATCCAGGAAGCGATCTCGCGACTTGTCAAAGGCCGAACGACTTTCGCAATCGCACACCGTCTTTCCACGCTCCGGAATGCGGACCGGCTTGTCGTATTGGAACGCGGGAAAATCGTGGAGGTCGGCACGCATGAAGAACTGCTCGCCCAAGAGGGCGCGTACTTTAAGCTTGTCGAGGCGCAGAAGGAACTGTCCAAAATCAAGGGGGTTGAAGGATGA
- a CDS encoding DUF1854 domain-containing protein → MMNDTYDIHILEPEIVYFSRGTGGVLKGVVEGKLYEELIVFRAFPFLYPTQYISIRDSKGEELGIIQDIWQLDEESGKELERELQFRYFLPRVTRIESVKNKTDLWIWELQTGLGRTRLSMPNLHEYMLFPGGGRIILRDVSGKRCEIEDWRTLDSHSRMQLTDVI, encoded by the coding sequence ATGATGAACGACACCTATGATATACACATACTGGAGCCGGAAATCGTATATTTCAGCCGGGGTACGGGCGGTGTCCTTAAAGGCGTTGTCGAAGGCAAATTATATGAGGAGCTCATCGTCTTCCGTGCCTTTCCATTCCTGTACCCTACGCAATATATTTCCATACGTGATTCCAAGGGCGAGGAACTCGGCATCATCCAAGATATTTGGCAGCTTGATGAGGAGAGCGGAAAGGAATTGGAAAGAGAGCTTCAGTTTCGTTATTTCCTTCCTCGGGTAACACGTATCGAGAGTGTAAAAAACAAAACCGATTTGTGGATTTGGGAGCTGCAGACGGGCTTGGGCCGGACCCGCTTGTCCATGCCAAATTTGCATGAGTATATGCTGTTTCCGGGCGGGGGACGCATTATCCTTAGGGACGTCAGCGGCAAGAGGTGCGAAATCGAGGATTGGCGGACGCTTGACAGCCATAGCCGAATGCAGCTGACAGATGTGATATAA
- a CDS encoding family 10 glycosylhydrolase encodes MPLHNQIEKGANVLWVDFLANGAHLADPSEQEALVSRAKESGVTHLVVDAKIPHGHTTYPSRYALHVSEWSDGRYQAWEGRDFMAEILREARSAGLKVLANVDVFMEGSKKSGEGIAFQKKDWEVVYIKPESSGLSAYAEGEDNDAVFVNPIHPEVVEHELSILREIVSGYGVDGIVLDRCRYPNIHADFSDRSREGFERYINQTVERWPYDILEPVAGGGRGISGKENGFQNGRNGARSTSRNSCRKRKRRSNRFATSACLAFTSVPGIRSITRKE; translated from the coding sequence ATGCCGTTGCATAACCAAATCGAAAAAGGCGCGAATGTGCTATGGGTTGACTTTCTGGCCAACGGGGCCCATCTGGCTGACCCAAGCGAGCAGGAAGCATTGGTGAGCCGGGCGAAGGAGTCCGGGGTCACGCATCTGGTCGTGGATGCGAAAATTCCTCACGGGCATACTACATATCCCAGTCGTTATGCTCTTCATGTCAGTGAGTGGTCGGACGGCCGCTATCAAGCATGGGAGGGCAGGGACTTTATGGCCGAAATATTGCGGGAGGCTCGTTCTGCTGGCTTGAAGGTTTTAGCTAACGTCGATGTGTTTATGGAAGGATCGAAGAAGAGCGGAGAAGGGATTGCTTTTCAAAAAAAAGATTGGGAGGTCGTTTACATCAAACCGGAATCTTCCGGTCTTTCCGCTTATGCGGAGGGTGAGGACAATGATGCCGTATTTGTGAATCCGATCCATCCGGAAGTCGTCGAACACGAGCTGTCTATCCTCCGGGAAATCGTTTCCGGGTACGGGGTCGACGGGATCGTGCTGGACCGCTGCCGTTATCCGAATATCCATGCAGATTTCAGCGACCGGAGCAGAGAAGGGTTCGAGCGGTATATCAACCAAACCGTAGAGCGGTGGCCTTATGATATTTTAGAGCCCGTTGCAGGCGGCGGACGGGGGATTTCCGGCAAGGAAAATGGTTTCCAAAATGGACGGAATGGCGCGCGCTCAACATCAAGAAATTCGTGCAGGAAGCGAAAGCGGCGGTCAAATCGATTCGCCACGAGTGCCTGTTTAGCATTTACGTCGGTTCCTGGTATCCGCTCTATTACCAGGAAGGAGTAA
- a CDS encoding AAC(3) family N-acetyltransferase codes for MQLLTLSELMQDVEEMGITEGDEVLVHSSLSSLGYVDGGARTVIEALIAAVGPDSGTLLVPTLTGTPHDSPQCPPRFDVTESKCWTGTIPETLRRMEGSFRSLHPTHSVAAIGVHAANLTTGHEDCPTPCGYGSPYYRLGCRNGKILLLGVTLDSNTTFHTVEELAGSDYHLQPEPAIAEITDGNKRSFLRKIWLHDWGTPRYFTRIEQQLIEQGIMRKGKIGNAGSYVIHAEPFIEFGEECLRRDPEMFVRK; via the coding sequence TTGCAGCTGCTTACCCTATCGGAATTGATGCAGGACGTGGAAGAAATGGGGATTACAGAAGGGGACGAAGTTCTAGTTCACAGTTCGCTATCTTCACTCGGATATGTAGACGGAGGCGCCCGTACGGTGATTGAAGCATTAATTGCGGCCGTCGGGCCGGACTCCGGAACGTTGCTGGTTCCGACTTTAACGGGAACGCCTCATGATTCGCCGCAATGTCCGCCCCGGTTCGACGTGACCGAATCGAAGTGTTGGACGGGAACGATTCCAGAGACACTCAGGCGGATGGAAGGTTCATTTCGTTCGCTCCACCCGACACATTCCGTCGCGGCGATCGGCGTTCACGCGGCAAATTTGACGACGGGTCATGAAGACTGTCCGACGCCGTGCGGTTACGGCAGTCCGTATTATCGGCTTGGCTGCAGGAACGGGAAAATTTTGCTATTGGGGGTGACGCTGGATTCCAATACGACATTTCATACGGTGGAAGAACTGGCCGGAAGCGACTATCATCTGCAGCCGGAGCCGGCGATTGCTGAAATAACGGATGGGAACAAGCGTAGTTTCCTGCGAAAAATATGGCTCCATGACTGGGGAACGCCAAGATATTTTACAAGAATCGAGCAGCAGCTGATCGAACAAGGCATCATGCGGAAGGGGAAAATCGGTAACGCGGGTTCCTATGTCATTCATGCAGAGCCGTTCATTGAGTTTGGAGAGGAATGTCTGCGTAGAGATCCGGAGATGTTTGTGAGAAAGTAG
- a CDS encoding N-acetylmannosamine-6-phosphate 2-epimerase, translating into MNHSLISKLKHGFIVSCQALEDEPLHGSHIMAAMACAAEEGGAAAIRANSPVDIYQIKQKCSLPVIGIYKKFYDDSKVYITPTIHEVREVVEAGADFVALDCTKLSRPGKERLEDLIDRIRSDYPQTSIVADISTYEEGVRAISLKVDLISTTLSGYTPHSPQLEDPDIELVGRLASLGKVPILAEGRIWMIEQCLRCFDAGAHAVVMGTAITRPQEIVKRYVRKVRSHVGSSS; encoded by the coding sequence ATGAATCATAGTCTGATTTCTAAACTGAAGCACGGGTTTATCGTATCTTGTCAGGCGTTGGAGGATGAACCGCTGCACGGTTCACACATCATGGCAGCGATGGCTTGCGCCGCGGAAGAAGGCGGAGCGGCGGCTATAAGGGCCAATTCACCGGTAGATATCTATCAAATCAAGCAAAAGTGTTCATTGCCTGTCATCGGAATTTACAAGAAATTTTATGACGATTCGAAAGTGTATATCACCCCGACGATTCACGAAGTTCGCGAAGTCGTGGAGGCGGGCGCCGATTTTGTCGCATTGGACTGCACGAAGCTTTCCAGGCCGGGCAAAGAAAGATTGGAGGATCTGATCGACCGGATCCGTAGCGATTATCCGCAAACTTCGATTGTCGCCGATATTTCAACGTATGAAGAAGGGGTTCGAGCCATTTCACTTAAAGTAGATCTCATCTCCACCACGTTGTCCGGATATACGCCGCACAGTCCGCAGCTGGAAGATCCGGATATCGAACTGGTCGGCAGATTGGCATCGCTCGGCAAAGTACCCATTTTGGCGGAAGGGAGAATCTGGATGATCGAACAATGCCTGCGCTGCTTTGATGCGGGTGCGCATGCGGTGGTCATGGGTACGGCCATCACACGACCACAGGAAATCGTCAAACGTTACGTCCGGAAGGTACGATCCCATGTCGGATCAAGCAGCTAA